The following are from one region of the Carnobacterium gallinarum DSM 4847 genome:
- a CDS encoding MFS transporter, whose translation MLKKNKAIILVLTSVGIANIGEWIYFIALNLMILNRGGTAFSVGILYLLRPAATILTNVCFHGVVDKLNKKRWLIYLDIFRGGLISLLLVNENLTWVYVLVFVIQGAGALYEPIALSYTTLAIPERKRKKFNAWTSLVSSGGFLVGPAIAGILLTLGTPKLAVLVNIIALFFSASLTGCLPNYKLAHSEDAKTTSFVSEYQTGLKDIGYFAKENRLEVMLYGLVSSLFIFAASLDSVEAVFAKEILLLSDGKYGWLVSIAGAGFVIGSILNSLIIDKLEVKHLLVLGSILYTIGYLLFSLATTFLIAGAGCFLLSFALAYIHTGFKTFIQLKFPIAKLGQITATFGIVESLAEVILVAIISSMATVIPLRMVLVGTELVMCLVVFLLMRVLKRISV comes from the coding sequence ATGTTAAAAAAAAATAAAGCGATTATCTTAGTTTTAACTAGTGTTGGAATTGCCAATATTGGTGAATGGATTTACTTTATTGCTCTTAATTTGATGATTTTAAATCGAGGCGGCACAGCTTTTTCAGTGGGGATTTTGTATCTTTTACGACCAGCTGCAACGATTCTAACCAATGTTTGTTTTCATGGGGTTGTGGACAAATTAAATAAAAAGCGTTGGCTGATTTATTTAGATATATTTCGAGGCGGCTTAATCAGTTTACTGTTAGTAAACGAAAATCTGACTTGGGTTTATGTTCTAGTTTTTGTGATTCAAGGTGCAGGGGCTTTGTACGAACCCATTGCTCTTAGCTATACTACCTTGGCTATTCCAGAAAGAAAACGCAAGAAATTCAATGCATGGACTAGCTTAGTTAGTTCGGGTGGCTTTTTAGTCGGTCCTGCAATTGCTGGGATTTTGCTCACATTAGGTACACCAAAATTGGCAGTTTTAGTCAATATCATTGCTTTGTTTTTCTCAGCGAGTTTAACTGGATGCCTACCTAATTATAAATTAGCACATAGTGAGGATGCAAAAACAACTTCATTCGTTAGTGAGTATCAAACTGGATTAAAGGATATTGGCTATTTTGCTAAAGAGAATCGATTGGAAGTGATGTTATATGGACTAGTTTCTAGTTTATTTATTTTTGCGGCTAGTTTAGACTCTGTAGAAGCAGTATTTGCCAAAGAGATTTTACTTTTAAGTGATGGTAAATATGGATGGTTAGTCAGTATTGCGGGAGCTGGTTTTGTCATTGGTTCGATTTTGAATAGTCTAATTATTGATAAACTGGAGGTTAAGCATTTACTTGTTCTGGGTTCAATATTGTATACGATAGGCTATCTTTTGTTTAGTTTAGCTACGACTTTTCTTATTGCTGGTGCGGGGTGTTTTTTATTATCCTTTGCTTTAGCGTATATTCATACAGGTTTTAAGACCTTCATTCAATTGAAGTTTCCAATAGCAAAATTAGGACAAATTACAGCAACTTTTGGAATCGTCGAATCATTGGCAGAGGTTATTTTAGTTGCAATAATTAGTAGTATGGCAACAGTTATTCCCTTAAGAATGGTTTTAGTCGGAACCGAATTAGTAATGTGTCTCGTTGTTTTTTTGTTGATGAGAGTTTTAAAAAGAATTTCTGTATAA
- a CDS encoding amidase — MMDGLDFVTKLATNELSAVELIEDAFAKIEKHNPLLNAVVHTRKEAALKEASTRNLQDTPFKGLPFLTKGLGQELVNEPSNGASRLFDGQLANKTSHYVQALEKAGFIIIGQTNAPEFGFKNITDPQLHGPSRNSWNPDYSPGGSSGGAASSVSSGMVPIAGASDGGGSIRIPAAFSGLIGLKPTRGRTPVGPGSGRNWQGAAIDFALTTSMRDTAAMLDVLQVIEPAAAFQVPLFKTGYLNTLNQKIEKPFRIAYSLESPVGTPVSQEAKDAVLAAVHFLEEQHFNVIEQQNPINGLDLMKSYYVMNAGETAAMFANTEKNLQRSLTKQDMELMTWALFTTGKSISAAEYSNSLALWDHAAEEMAQFNETYDLYLTPTTADTAPRIDAQLQTTEQLSQLERIDELTTNEQQQTIYDMFEKSLAITPFTQQANLTGQPSISLPTHLAKNGLPLGIQFTAPKGKEDWLLQMGVLFEKHNKFIHKK; from the coding sequence ATGATGGATGGGTTAGATTTTGTAACTAAATTAGCAACCAATGAATTATCAGCAGTTGAACTAATCGAAGACGCTTTTGCAAAAATTGAAAAGCACAATCCACTATTAAACGCTGTTGTTCATACTCGAAAAGAAGCCGCCTTAAAGGAAGCTTCCACTAGAAATCTTCAAGACACACCATTTAAAGGCTTGCCTTTCCTTACAAAGGGATTAGGACAAGAACTGGTCAACGAACCAAGTAATGGCGCTAGTCGCTTATTCGATGGACAACTAGCAAACAAAACAAGTCACTATGTCCAAGCTTTGGAAAAAGCGGGCTTTATTATAATCGGGCAAACGAACGCGCCTGAATTTGGTTTTAAAAATATTACCGATCCTCAACTTCACGGACCTAGTCGCAATTCTTGGAATCCCGATTATTCACCTGGTGGTTCAAGTGGTGGAGCAGCTAGCAGTGTCAGTAGTGGAATGGTTCCAATTGCTGGTGCTAGTGATGGTGGCGGATCGATTCGGATTCCCGCAGCCTTTTCCGGGCTAATCGGCTTAAAACCAACACGTGGTAGAACTCCTGTTGGACCAGGAAGCGGCCGCAATTGGCAAGGAGCAGCGATTGACTTCGCTTTAACAACTTCTATGCGGGATACGGCTGCAATGCTGGACGTCTTACAAGTAATCGAACCTGCAGCAGCCTTTCAAGTGCCACTATTTAAAACAGGTTATCTAAATACGTTGAATCAAAAAATCGAGAAACCTTTCAGAATTGCTTATAGCCTTGAGTCTCCAGTAGGAACTCCCGTCAGCCAAGAAGCAAAAGATGCGGTGTTAGCCGCTGTTCACTTTTTAGAAGAACAACATTTCAACGTCATAGAACAGCAGAACCCCATTAACGGGCTTGATTTGATGAAAAGCTATTATGTTATGAACGCTGGTGAAACTGCAGCTATGTTTGCCAATACCGAGAAGAATCTACAGCGTTCGCTAACTAAACAAGACATGGAACTCATGACTTGGGCATTGTTTACTACTGGAAAATCAATTTCTGCTGCAGAATATTCTAATAGTTTGGCACTTTGGGATCACGCTGCTGAAGAAATGGCTCAGTTTAATGAAACCTATGATTTGTATTTAACACCAACGACAGCGGATACTGCGCCACGCATTGACGCACAATTACAAACAACTGAACAGCTAAGCCAACTCGAAAGAATTGACGAGCTAACAACTAACGAACAGCAGCAAACGATTTATGATATGTTTGAGAAAAGCTTAGCAATTACACCATTTACACAACAAGCCAACTTAACAGGACAGCCCTCAATTAGCTTACCCACTCATCTTGCTAAAAATGGTTTGCCTTTAGGAATTCAATTTACAGCCCCAAAAGGAAAAGAAGATTGGCTATTACAAATGGGTGTTTTATTTGAAAAGCACAATAAGTTCATTCACAAAAAATAA